A single window of Jaculus jaculus isolate mJacJac1 chromosome 14, mJacJac1.mat.Y.cur, whole genome shotgun sequence DNA harbors:
- the Gpr4 gene encoding G-protein coupled receptor 4 produces the protein MASRPRCPCSPRWVRGRNDWDTPAPSMGNRTLEGCHVDSRVDHLFPPSLYIFVIGVGLPTNCLALWAAYRQVRQRNELGVYLMNLSIADLLYICTLPLWVDYFLHHDNWIHGPGSCKLFGFVFYSNIYVSIAFLCCISVDRYLAVAHPLRFARLRRVKTAVAVSSLVWATELGANSAPLFHDELFRDRYNHTFCFEKFPMQGWVAWMNLYRVFVGFLFPWALMLLSYRGILRAVQGSVSTERQEKAKIKRLALSLIVIVLVCFAPYHVLLLSRSAAYLGRPWDCAFEERIFSAYHSSLAFTSLNCVADPILYCLVNEGARGDVAKALHHLLRFLASDKPQEMASASLTLETPLTSKRSSSGKAGASGWVTGDQGPLKMLLPAH, from the coding sequence ATGGCCTCCCGCCCCCGGTGTCCCTGCAGCCCCCGGTGGGTCAGGGGGAGAAACGACTGGGACACGCCGGCGCCCAGCATGGGCAACCGCACGCTGGAGGGCTGCCACGTGGACTCGCGAGTGGACCACCTGTTCCCGCCGTCCCTGTACATCTTCGTCATCGGCGTGGGGCTGCCCACCAACTGCCTGGCCCTGTGGGCTGCCTACCGCCAGGTGCGCCAGCGCAACGAGCTGGGCGTCTACCTGATGAACCTGAGCATCGCCGACCTGCTGTACATCTGCACGCTGCCCCTGTGGGTGGACTACTTCCTCCACCACGACAACTGGATCCACGGCCCCGGCTCGTGCAAGCTCTTCGGCTTCGTCTTCTACAGCAACATCTACGTCAGCATCGCCTTCCTGTGCTGCATCTCCGTGGACCGCTACCTGGCCGTGGCGCACCCGCTGCGCTTCGCCCGGCTGCGCAGGGTCAAGACGGCCGTGGCCGTGAGCTCGCTGGTGTGGGCCACGGAGCTGGGCGCCAACTCGGCCCCGCTGTTCCACGACGAGCTCTTCCGGGACCGCTACAACCACACCTTCTGCTTCGAGAAGTTCCCCATGCAGGGCTGGGTGGCCTGGATGAACCTCTACCGCGTCTTCGTGGGCTTCCTCTTCCCCTGGGCGCTCATGCTGCTCTCCTACCGGGGCATCCTGCGGGCCGTGCAGGGCAGCGTGTCCACCGAGCGCCAGGAGAAGGCCAAGATCAAGAGGCTGGCCCTGAGCCTCATCGTCATCGTGCTCGTGTGCTTCGCCCCCTACCACGTGCTGCTGCTGTCCCGCAGCGCCGCCTACCTGGGCCGGCCCTGGGACTGCGCCTTCGAGGAGCGCATCTTCTCCGCCTACCACAGCTCGCTGGCCTTCACCAGCCTCAACTGCGTGGCCGACCCCATCCTCTACTGCCTGGTCAACGAGGGGGCCCGAGGGGACGTGGCCAAGGCCCTGCACCACCTCCTCCGCTTCCTGGCCAGCGACAAGCCCCAGGAGATGGCCAGCGCGTCTCTCACCCTGGAGACGCCGCTCACCTCCAAGAGGAGCAGCTCGGGCAAGGCGGGGGCGTCCGGCTGGGTGACCGGGGACCAGGGGCCTCTGAAGATGCTACTTCCGGCCCACTGA